The following is a genomic window from Xyrauchen texanus isolate HMW12.3.18 chromosome 6, RBS_HiC_50CHRs, whole genome shotgun sequence.
aagtaccaatgtcCTTCCAAAACGGCAAAATCTGtacgttattccaaacttttagccaccagtgtgggtgtgtaaatatatatatatataatgtttgtgtaCACAAGTTGATTATTAAATACCATGAACATTTCTCTGTGTTGTCACTAAATTATGAACAATGTATAAAATACAAACGAAAAATCAGCTGCTGTTCTAAAAATAAAGAGATTTAAAGATTAACTATGAATTGACAAAAGCACAACAGTGCCCCCCACTTtttcaaaagctcattttctacatgaagattttagaaaatatttaaataaagagttcaaagccttgaaccaaaccaaccagctatgAGATTAATCAGACTATAATATAATGAAAAGTATATTATTTATAACCATTTGATTCtatggaataattaaaaaaaagattgtcCTACTCAAACTATATAATCTAATTAGCAACAGTACATTTTACAATCTACTTAATAATTAAGTTATAAAATTAAAGTTGACtgcaatttttaaattaatagctCATAGGTTTATACATTGTTAACAAGTTTCAATGGAGCAAATTAATAGTATTTTTACACCCGGAACCCTAGTGTCACACTCCCTTGATTGCTTAATGACACCAAAAACATACAACGGTCATAATTTTGTTTCATACAACAATTTTATTAGAAAATGAGATGCAACAGAGCAATGAAACAGCACAATAGCAGCACAGCTTTCATCAGCCTGTGCCACAAACTCAACTCTGTGGTCGCTCtgttcaaatttaaaacattctCTGAGCTGTATGTACAAAGCTATTTGAGAGAATCCTGAAAACAAATGGGGGGAAATGGAAATAAAAGGGattttaaaaagtcattttcagtcTTGATATCTGTAAGGGCAACAGATAGAAAATAAAAGTGGTGGATAACAGTGTGGGGGCAAATATATGTAGGCATTTCCATAAGTTTAATTCAACACAAGTGGTGCTCAAGAGGACAAAGATATAGACATAGGAATTGGCATGAAGAGGgaattcgagagagagagagagagagagagagacagagagaggagaaaAGGAAAAGGCAGGGATCATGGGGACTCTGCTCGAACACTGTTTGCTCTTTCTTCTGGTTCGGGACTGTGGCTCCGGTGGTGCTCTGTTTTAACATGTTCTCTACCATGTGCACGTTCTTTGCTGGAACTGCCCTTGTGTGGCCGTTCCTTACTATGGCTGCGTTCCCGCTTCTTGTTCCTTTCTTCCCCTGCTTCCTGTCTGCTACGGCTGCCAGAGCGAGAACGTTTCTTGCTAGGTCGCTCGACTCTGTGctttctctctctgcttttgCTCCTGGAGCGTTTACTTCTCTTCTCCTCCCGGTGCTTTCTTTCCTCTTTCTCCTCTTTGTGCCTCCTCTCATCTCCCTCTCCTTTACTCCTCTTGTCTTTCGAACGCTCCCTCTCTCGGTCACGCTCACCTCTGTCTCTGtggtgttctctgtcttttctgcGACTGCGCTCAGTCTCTgcctcctctttctctctgtctttcctctcATTGCGTCTCTCACGGCTTGCACTGCAACTCCGGCGTCTTTCCCTGCGTTCTGCAGTTCGGTCCGGTGTTCTGGAACGTcttctctccctgtctctctccctATCTCGCTCTCTGTCCCGGTCCTTCCCCTCCCTTTCTTTACGCTGCCGGTCTCGTTCTTTCTCCAATTCTCGGTCGAAGCTGGCGCCACGTCTTTCTCTGTGGTGGCTGTGACTTCGGGATCGGTTTTGGGATCTACTGGGGCTCTGACTTTTCCTAGGGGTCCTAGATAAACACACCAAAAATTGAGAGCACATAAAACAAaagatcaaatatattttaaagacctactgaatatacaattgataaaaaaaaaaaatgaagaggaATGGACCGATATTGAAATCCTAGTAGAAAACAAGCTGATCAATATCAagttaataataaacaaacaatagttCCATATGCTATAAGTGAGCTTATGCATTATAACGTCATATACAATATACCGTATCTTCCATTTTTAAATCTCtgtataaaaaactaaaaataagtcACTATATTTATACAAGTGGGAactcagaaaataaataatattagctGATAACAATATCTTGCATCCATAATTCAGACCACACACACATTATCCAAAGGCTCTAACAACTGTTAAtcaaattttcacacacaactagCGAAAGTACCTGGAGCAGTGCCTATCTGTATGCCTTCCAGAATCGGCCGCAGCTACCGCCTCCTCGTCCTGCTCCTCTCCTGGCGGAGGTTTACGTGGTCGGCTCTTCATGTGTTGATCGATTGCCTTCTGCACAGGAACAGGTATACGTGGGAACAGTGTTGAGAACCATTCCAGTTTGGTCAGGAAGGAGCGGAGCATCTCGCCGATTGTCATCATACACCCTCCTCCTGCCTTCACGTCCAACTCCTTGATTACAAAAAAGTTGCAGGAAAATAATTACAACACATTTACAGATAAACATACACACTTACCAAACACACTCATGCTACCTTTGATGGCCAGTGCCATAAAGTACATTTCATTAAGAACTACATTATAAACGGTCCTGAAAAAAATGCATTGTGATGACCAAATACTGAGTCCTCACCTCTGCTCTCACCTgccttaatatttaataaaaagttgAAGAAAGGATTGCTTTGCTTGGCAATACAACAGTGTTTGTTGGACTTTACACTGACATCTATCATAAGGCTGtgcgattatggcaaaaatcataatcatgatTGTTTTGGTCACTATTGAGATCACAATTATTTTAGGCCCTATAACTGCTTGACTAAGCTTCAAACAATTAGCTTTCACAATTTATCTTACTATGCACTGACTGAAAATGGACAATTCTAAGGTCAGCTGACATATATGCTGTACCGGTGGGTGTGAAGGGGTGGAGTGGGTGGGTGAGTTTGTCTAACTGCACTCACGGACGTCAGCCAAGAGTGTGGAACCACCCTATATCCAATCCACCCGCATCACAAGGGCCATCTGGAGAAGAGAACAGCTCAGTCAGCCAGTGACACACCAGGCCTGGCAGCAATTTATGCACAATACAAATTAGATGTCTTTGTAGACCATTTTTAAAAAGGATAGATTACCAGATTTTCCAAGTGAAAGTGGGTGTGCATGAGCATTAAAAAGAAAAGCCATCACCAAGTTATTAGACATCTGATAttaattagggctgggtaaacATTTTCCAATGCATCGTGATCTTGGTATTTATTCTTAATCCCAAGAAAGATATTTTACTCCATGGGCAACCCTCCACAACAAGTGTCAAATTTCAAGATATGCAAACTAAAATGACAATtatagccactggctagtaattGAGTGGTGTAGTGGCGAAGAAGTATAGCacagagatcctttcactgcatgttgagagtaaaggtTTAATTTGACCTGGTCCGTGTAATGTgtgatccacacaatccatttgtcattgaacaaTGTCTCTtctaaaggggtcatgtcatgcattttgtttccttccttgaggttcacttatgtTTGTAAATCATAATGTAGTATTACATTACCTTTTTCTACTGTGTCTTTGGCCAACTGTCTGAAACTCTGCATACTTCTGCTTTAGGAGATGTCTACTGTTTTGATTGGCTACCTTCTTTGTAGAGCAAACGCCCCCACCACTACATGTGTGGAATTTTTCTTCCAAGAGAATGAAAAAGTGCTAGTGATACAAAATAGCTGAATATCTccttatatataaaacacagATGAAATCAGTAGATTTCAAACCTAACGCAAAATATATTGAGgataaaaataatgattataatacaCTGATATTTTGAAAAGCACATTGCCTCCCATAAATTATCTCATTACATATATAGTGCGAACATACAATGCATGCAATTTTAACAGGCTTTTTGTAGTCTTGCAGTGTGTGAAATATGTATGCACAGCTAAAATATGTAAGCTTAGGGATAATTGTACAGTGTAACATGAATGCATAATGGTGCATTCAAATAAAACGCGAAGAGAGCGTTTCGAGCGGCGcgaaagtcaatgcaaagatgcgaatagatgtGAATTTATGCCGGGCGGTGAGAATGAAGCGACTCGAACATGCAAAATAGCTTCATTCGCGTATTTTCGCATGATGCGTTGtcacgaaagcctatcagcattgagattgtccggatgccactgacgtagtagcagaagaaatctggaaaaagaTTACCCATGCAcagtcgggaactttcgaacgctcacaacaagcaaaagattgcagcaagcaaagctgctgctgcggagtctcaactaaatcatgtcgaaatgaagtggaaaaagccaggtttggaaattatttgcatttgaggctgatgaaaagggaaacatcatagatcagcaaaaacctatttgtaaacgctgcttttgcaattttctgacgaaaggaggaaacacatcaaacttaagaCAGACAcacggatttattcaagcaaataaagcaggtgagtttaaaagcgtattataatttgcattagggctgaaacgtttagtcgacattatcgacatcgtcgaaaataccaaaaaaatgttcgtcgaatagtcgtttgatctcatttaacgtaacatgaaatcactgtAACGATGAAGCGCGAGAGCAGCAGTTCAACGCCTAATgaaggaagaattacacagatcagtccagatgcactctaaactttcacagtttattttatgtagattccaaagtattagggaatgattaaaaaaaaaaaaaaatacattcagaagcatgtacctttgtggaataagcagattcggagctctttaaaggaaacatcccgacattacatcttaaatgcagttatatttaatgctttataactttattaaagttcaaataatacaaaagcagatcatgttaataactataaactcagaaactggcatttctctgtctGGTCGGTGGcacttctatgagttgcgcgaatgtcccggtCTAAGGGgtagattgaaactgcacccggctgagagagactctgcctcggggaactcATCCCTCACGagcgcacgcttaatgcagctagattagaacttaatcataatatctatacatgtgtccatatgcatttcttatcatgaagaaaattggcaatatgcagctttattaataagagagcactttgcacattagtttggaaattgttttttattcattctattgtatacttgtttatttaggttttgttttttagtacttggtaaaaacttaaattaaaagtttcaaaagttgaagcaaatcttatataagtgttcaaaaatactttatgcatacattgttcagttttgttataattaaaaaatgatatatttaaattaaagtgatgcgcaatggcatatttttgatcttagttctgctgctaatgttttgtagactttgttattaaaagactgttgtttagtaacctgtttttgtgttttgctttgttactgaaaatggtatcgagtaccgtgaaatttcactggtattggtacagactactgaaattttggtaccgtgacaacactacataCATGTACAGAGCCCGGAtgaaaaaaagacatcgcttggaggaaagtgagcgaggaagttggactacctggtaagttctgagaATGTGTGTCTACTTGATTACAGCTATTGGTTGTagtttactatgaaccaagtcgtagaagacCCTCCACCTATCCTTTTCCAGAAGAGGAATACTCACGGGTTTGCGTTAATCGCGcgaacgcaagtttaaacacaaaattttcagggccagtggtggctcagcagttatggctctgggttactgaccgaaaggtcgggggttcaagccccagataccactgttgggcccttgaacaaGGCCCTTAATCAagatctgctccaggggcgctgtttcaggACCCTGCGctttgaccccagcttagttgggatatgcgaaaacaactgcatttaattGGCTCTGTACcagtactctgcacaatgacaataaagttgaatcttaatcttacaTTTGTAATCCAGTGGTCAAACTCGTGCAAGCAATTCAAGGTGAAAATGTtcttcacgttgtatgtgaacatGTAAGAACATGAATACTGCTTATCAAACACGGATTCTGCAAGTTTACAATAATCAAggcatgttgtcattatttattgtaaatataaatttgtgttaatcatattaaaattggTAAATATAACATATCAATACAGTCGATgaataaacaacaatatttacctACAAATTATAATGTAAAGCAAAGCGTCATGCTTTCAAAAAGCATACTgtaatattaatttaacaataaatGATTACTCTTTAATTAACAGCAAGTTAATTTAGTTGTgtcaatttaattaaattcacACGGCATTGGTCCCATTAAACCCTCAAGCCTTTTACGGTAAACTGATGATATATTTGTATGGCTTgcaggttttttttattattatttaaacatgcTCCTCATTTACAATGTGGTGAAATGCCACCAGCTCCTCTTCTGTGACCCAGTTTCATGCAATTACAAGAATGttttgaattgtgaaaataaaTTTCGTAGCACTTTGTGTTCTCAGCGCACATCTGCAGTAAAATGCATTGCACACTAATAGCAACCTAAACTAAGAAAACTCACGAGATGGATGGCGTTTGTGTGAGGCTCTCAGAAAGTGGAAAACACAGTAGCCATACTTGGACCATGTTAATCcagacaataaatacatttaatgaaattaCAGCCTTTTTGggggtttaataaatcacacagtCATTGTGATGTCCCaacatttaacacattcattGACTTTATGCCCAACTTTAAGTATTCATGCGATATTATATATTgattgtaaattattccaaagaaaattcATATTTTATCGAAATCTTTGGCTTACTGTTGATAagtgcatgtttttatttttatgcacaaTAGATGTCATATGACTTTCTTGTTGTTGATCGCTTCTGCGCatagaaatattttatttctCCTCTTCCAGCCAGCCATCATTGAAATGGTACTCCGGCATGTTGATAGAAGTAGGAGATGCAGGCAACCCTTtacgatcatgttggagaaagaataGTCTTTTGTAAAAACACTTGTTTTTACTCACCAGACTTTTGATGACATGCAAGCTTAATGTAACTACAAATATATTAAGCAAATAGAGATGGGGcctcttgatatatatatatattcatgcaatatagtatgttgcattttattttgctttatgattttaatcacattttagctttttttaaatgtacaaatttcacattctatcaatgtaTATGATATcttgaaatcacatttttattaatgatacaagctgttgtcactgtttgaaatttcgtacacatttttaacaaaacaattcaaaagGTAGGAGCccaatgaaaattaggggtcacgattgtgaaatcTGGCTGACagttaattgtcaaacaaataattgcaattatgatgattaattgcctATTTTAGGGCTAAgattatacattttatgttttaagtgtttcacgaatatgacaattaattaccatacaaggtttatgatttccttttcaggcttcaaaaacgtatgaatgacagtcaaatataatagtataacatttaaaataattaaaataatattttaatgatcaaaatatatcGAAATAAAATATCTCTTATTTGTCCAATTTACTTTTGAACCATTTGACTATCaatgttttgctttcttttgtaACCCTGCCAACTGGTTTAgctattatattatgcaatagtaaaatatttctgccttaaattcatcactttcaaacattattttaaggctctctgattaaatcacaagcccttatttcttgTGAAGactgagattctgtttcttgcattttatcatctccacaaaaatagagcagggcatctcctctgtctcactgcgtGTTATTAACACTGTGTGAAAAAACCCACAATGACTACGGACATTTGCCATTAAATTAAACTGGAATGCTTTAAGttcataaaatttatattttaataattcataaataatataattaatataatatattttgactACACAAccatcactggcgagtgaaatgttaatatttacttacCAGTGGCTATTAACAGATGTTTTTTGGTCACGTAGTGCGAAAGTTACttgcatatgcgagtgatttactcgcaatgtagagggctgccaGGTTTAATTTCTTTGGCTCCAATCTACCACAGTGGAGAGATGTCCAGTACTTCCATTTGCACGCAACATCAAAGCAAGAGAGAAAGTAGTGGAGCGGCGTGTTTGCGCTGCCGTGCTGATCAGACACCACAAAACACAACAACGACTGTATAATAATTATTTCAaattcttaagatttttttttttaaataaaaataatttttataactgTCAACAACCTAAAGAAAAAGCAAGCATTTACAAGGAACATATTCAAAATTCAAAAACCTAATTGTGAAAATCAAGGATTTTCCAAACTTTCAAGATTTTGTGCTAACATTGCATTCCACATTCCAAGTCCATATACAATGTGTGAAAGAAATGTGCCAATAGAACTGGAACTTCATGTTCACAGAAGATTTTCACTGGAATTAATGTACTGTTAtgctgctgcattatccagtagaGTAGTTAACAAAGGTTTTCTTAATAGGCTACACATTGATTAATGTAATTCTGTCGTCTACTTTGTCTATAATGAAATCtgtagttttaaaaaaaagtggTTTTGATGCATTACTTATaataacatgtaaaatgtttaattattagaAACAAAgtccaatttaaaaaataaaatctatttcaGCCAAGAATTTAGATTTTGGTGAATCACTAGTTGATACGATTTGACTTTGATAAATTAATAGGCAAATCaactaattaatttgattagattgcttgacagccctaatatatatttcTGAAATAACCAAGGCATACTGTGATGTTAAGACTGCAACTCTGAGCTAAGAGAACCTTGCACACACTCACTGGATTCACATTTAACGGCAAAGGAACCACAAAGAATGTTTTAAGGATGCTTTTGACCAGGTcactcttgtaaaagagattctCACAATGAGTTTTTAACATGGTGAAATAAATGGttactaaaggtgcgtacacactgccagggACTTTgctgcaagtcgccagtggctggcggtgaagtcgctagtggttgttcccactactggttgcctagtaacgtttataaatgacattcacggatgccattccattgctgttgacagcgaatctcttttcttgccactaaatacaaagattttggagggaaaagactaaatataaatggaatcagtacataaaatactttatatcaaagatgaatgagaaaccaggcgtgctgtttgccagagcggctgtttatctgcggcgaaaatgcaaatgccggtctgtctgggtccataaaatccccgcgatctcagatacacctttccacgcagtatttttcttaaaaatgtccttgtacgtgggaagagacatatcatagagcactggaaaatttctaacagcaagaattagcctttcatccatctttccgttactgcaggagctgagagagagagaaggatcacgtgagctctcccgtcttctctcctattggctgtcgcttccgttagtcgctccaaagttgaacttttctcaactttgtcgcgtcgctggacatccagcgccaacggtcgcgacagctcgtgtcgccggaagtcgctgtgctcgcattgaaaatgaatggtattgagtcgctgtcgcacgcgatgtcgctggcagtgtgtacgcaccttaaggaaCTTCACAAATACCCCAAGTAGCTATAAAACCATTTGCTATGAATGAGTTATTGTGTTATAAAACCGCATATAATATGACATAGCATACCCATTCCGGTGTCAACTTGCCACCACAAATACAGCAGTTTTAACTGCATGTATCTCAAGGGGAACATTAAGCCAAATGAGGTCAAAGGTTGAAGGACAGTAATGTGCATCACAATCAGTATTTGGCCCAAAGCGTTCTGGTTTAGGTCATGTACATTAGAAATATAAAAGAGAGATGAAGGCATTACCCGTGAAGACATACCTCCTCGTCGTCAAGGAACTCATCATACCAGTCAATCATGTCAGGAGGTGGCAGTGTATACCTACAATACATAAAAACATGTATctcataataaattatttaggcctgtcattcaaaaatgtttaatcaaattaattacatgatatgcagattaatctatagcatatacagtataattatttg
Proteins encoded in this region:
- the LOC127644687 gene encoding pre-mRNA-splicing factor 38B-like, encoding MAVSQQQQQAVSKPAGGKHGNVLPLWGNEKTMNLNPMILTNVLSSPYFKVQLYELKTYHEVVDEIYFKVNHVEPWEKGSRKTAGQTGMCGGVRGVGTGGIVSTAFCLLYKLFTLKLTRKQVMGLITHTDSPYIRALGFMYIRYTLPPPDMIDWYDEFLDDEEELDVKAGGGCMMTIGEMLRSFLTKLEWFSTLFPRIPVPVQKAIDQHMKSRPRKPPPGEEQDEEAVAAADSGRHTDRHCSRTPRKSQSPSRSQNRSRSHSHHRERRGASFDRELEKERDRQRKEREGKDRDRERDRERDRERRRSRTPDRTAERRERRRSCSASRERRNERKDREKEEAETERSRRKDREHHRDRGERDRERERSKDKRSKGEGDERRHKEEKEERKHREEKRSKRSRSKSRERKHRVERPSKKRSRSGSRSRQEAGEERNKKRERSHSKERPHKGSSSKERAHGREHVKTEHHRSHSPEPEERANSVRAESP